The following proteins are co-located in the Anas platyrhynchos isolate ZD024472 breed Pekin duck chromosome 1, IASCAAS_PekinDuck_T2T, whole genome shotgun sequence genome:
- the LOC101796588 gene encoding organic solute transporter subunit alpha isoform X2 encodes MEGEGNATLPPPCGASEPPFAWELLGSLDLAGRFLFAILTLMTLIADLVFIEEVIYIYRKIPSSKRSLLIWVNAAAPVIATTSCIGMWIPRSTMFTDFTAAVFFAIVIHKFLMMMIKECGGQKMFLRWFENGRFKISTGPCCCCCLCLPGVRITRQTLFWLKLGTFQFAFFRPVFMFLSIVLWTNGNYSLSDLSPEGAAIWISCFVAILTIIALWPVGIMFQQVRGLLNCKKIIPKFALYQFVLILNHLQTAIINILAMQQIIPCAPPFSSSARGAYITHQVLIMEMFLITLLSRVVYRRKYDELEPPECACEEDGDCKQTPKIIFNGAVSEDRLPGF; translated from the exons ATGGAGGGCGAGGGGAACGCGACCCTGCCCCCGCCCTGCGGCGCCAGCGAGCCGCCCTTcgcctgggagctgctgggca GCCTTGACCTCGCTGGTAGATTTCTCTTTGCAATCTTGACTCTGATGACGCTAATTGCTGATCTGGTATTTATAGAGGAAGTGATCTACATCTACAGGAAAATCCCCTCCTCCAAAAGATCACTCTTAATTTGGGTAAATGCTGCGGCTCCG GTGATTGCTACTACCTCATGCATTGGCATGTGGATTCCTCGCTCAACAATGTTTACAGATTTCACAGCAGCAGT TTTTTTTGCCATAGTTATCCACAAGTtcctgatgatgatgattaaaGAGTGCGGGGGCCAAAAGATGTTCCTCAGGTGGTTCGAAAATGGTCGCTTCAAGATCAGCAcggggccctgctgctgctgctgcctttgccTCCCCGGCGTGCGCATCACTAG gCAAACCCTCTTTTGGCTGAAGCTGGGCACCTTCCAGTTTGCTTTCTTTCGACCTGTGTTCATGTTTCTGTCAATAGTGCTTTGGACCAATGGCAATTACAGCCTTTCTGAT ttGTCTCCTGAAGGAGCTGCGATATGGATTAGCTGCTTCGTTGCTATCCTGACCATTATTGCTCTGTGGCCAGTTGGAATCATGTTTCAACAAGTCAGGGGTCTCCTTAACTGTAAGAAGATCATCCCTAAATTTGCCCTTTACCAG tttgtCCTGATTCTGAACCACCTGCAAACAGCTATTATCAACATCTTGGCCATGCAACAAATTATCCCCTGTGCTCCACCATTCtcctcctcagcaagaggagCGT ataTAACCCACCAGGTCCTCATCATGGAAATGTTTCTGATAACCCTATTGTCAAGGGTGGTTTAtcggagaaaatatgatgaactAGAGCCTCCAGAGTGTGCCTGTGAAGAAGATGGGGACTGCAAGCAGACTCCTAAGATTATCTTCAATGGTGCAGTTAGTGAAGACAGATTGCCAGGCTTTTAA
- the LOC101796588 gene encoding organic solute transporter subunit alpha isoform X1, producing MLGERGGVFLLCAAGGSRGGVFMKLNLGLDLAGRFLFAILTLMTLIADLVFIEEVIYIYRKIPSSKRSLLIWVNAAAPVIATTSCIGMWIPRSTMFTDFTAAVFFAIVIHKFLMMMIKECGGQKMFLRWFENGRFKISTGPCCCCCLCLPGVRITRQTLFWLKLGTFQFAFFRPVFMFLSIVLWTNGNYSLSDLSPEGAAIWISCFVAILTIIALWPVGIMFQQVRGLLNCKKIIPKFALYQFVLILNHLQTAIINILAMQQIIPCAPPFSSSARGAYITHQVLIMEMFLITLLSRVVYRRKYDELEPPECACEEDGDCKQTPKIIFNGAVSEDRLPGF from the exons ATGCTTGGGGAGCGTGGAGGCGTGTTCCTCCTGTGTGCTGCCGGAGGGTCCCGAGGAGGTGTATTTATGAAGTTAAATTTAG GCCTTGACCTCGCTGGTAGATTTCTCTTTGCAATCTTGACTCTGATGACGCTAATTGCTGATCTGGTATTTATAGAGGAAGTGATCTACATCTACAGGAAAATCCCCTCCTCCAAAAGATCACTCTTAATTTGGGTAAATGCTGCGGCTCCG GTGATTGCTACTACCTCATGCATTGGCATGTGGATTCCTCGCTCAACAATGTTTACAGATTTCACAGCAGCAGT TTTTTTTGCCATAGTTATCCACAAGTtcctgatgatgatgattaaaGAGTGCGGGGGCCAAAAGATGTTCCTCAGGTGGTTCGAAAATGGTCGCTTCAAGATCAGCAcggggccctgctgctgctgctgcctttgccTCCCCGGCGTGCGCATCACTAG gCAAACCCTCTTTTGGCTGAAGCTGGGCACCTTCCAGTTTGCTTTCTTTCGACCTGTGTTCATGTTTCTGTCAATAGTGCTTTGGACCAATGGCAATTACAGCCTTTCTGAT ttGTCTCCTGAAGGAGCTGCGATATGGATTAGCTGCTTCGTTGCTATCCTGACCATTATTGCTCTGTGGCCAGTTGGAATCATGTTTCAACAAGTCAGGGGTCTCCTTAACTGTAAGAAGATCATCCCTAAATTTGCCCTTTACCAG tttgtCCTGATTCTGAACCACCTGCAAACAGCTATTATCAACATCTTGGCCATGCAACAAATTATCCCCTGTGCTCCACCATTCtcctcctcagcaagaggagCGT ataTAACCCACCAGGTCCTCATCATGGAAATGTTTCTGATAACCCTATTGTCAAGGGTGGTTTAtcggagaaaatatgatgaactAGAGCCTCCAGAGTGTGCCTGTGAAGAAGATGGGGACTGCAAGCAGACTCCTAAGATTATCTTCAATGGTGCAGTTAGTGAAGACAGATTGCCAGGCTTTTAA